The proteins below come from a single Vibrio natriegens NBRC 15636 = ATCC 14048 = DSM 759 genomic window:
- the parE gene encoding DNA topoisomerase IV subunit B, translating into MTEQYNAGAIEVLNGLEPVRRRPGMYTDTARPNHLGQEVIDNSVDEALAGHASKVQVILHADQSLEVIDDGRGMPVDIHPEEKVSGVELILCKLHAGGKFSNKNYQFSGGLHGVGISVVNALSKRVEVTVRRDGQVYEIAFEHGDKVSDLTVTGTCGRRNRGTSVHFWPEAKYFDSANFSVTRLVNNLRAKAVLCPGLEITFTDKVNNKDYKWHYEDGLKDYLAEGVKGYTVLPEEPFTGEFSAETEAANWAVIWQPEGGEMITESYVNLIPTAQGGTHVNGLRQGLLDAMREFCEFRNLLPRGVKLTGDDVFDRCSYVLSVKIQDPQFAGQTKERLSSRQTAAFVSGVVKDAFSLWLNEKPQLAEQLAEVCIANAHRRMRASKKVVRKKVASGPALPGKLTDCSVQDLNRTEIFFVEGDSAGGSAKQARDREFQAVMPLRGKILNTWEVSADQVLASQEVHDISVALGIDPDNDNLDGLRYGKICILADADSDGLHIATLLCALFTRHFRALVEAGHIYVAMPPLYRIDCGKEVFYALDDDEKDGVLERLSKKKAKINVQRFKGLGEMNPLQLRETTMDPNTRRLVQLTIDDSAATMEMMDMLLGKKRADDRRSWLQNNGDLAEV; encoded by the coding sequence ATGACTGAACAATATAATGCTGGGGCCATTGAAGTACTGAATGGCTTAGAGCCAGTACGTCGCCGACCAGGGATGTATACGGATACAGCGCGCCCGAACCACCTGGGCCAAGAAGTTATCGATAACAGTGTCGATGAAGCGCTAGCCGGACATGCCTCAAAAGTACAAGTCATCCTACATGCTGACCAATCACTGGAAGTGATCGATGATGGTCGAGGCATGCCTGTTGATATCCACCCAGAAGAGAAAGTCTCTGGTGTTGAGCTGATCTTATGTAAGCTTCACGCGGGTGGTAAATTCTCGAACAAAAACTACCAATTCTCCGGTGGTCTCCACGGGGTAGGTATTTCGGTAGTAAACGCGTTGTCTAAGCGTGTTGAAGTGACCGTTCGCCGTGATGGTCAGGTCTATGAGATTGCCTTTGAGCACGGTGATAAAGTTTCGGATCTAACCGTAACCGGCACATGTGGCCGCCGTAATCGTGGTACTAGTGTGCACTTCTGGCCAGAAGCGAAGTACTTTGACTCTGCAAACTTCTCTGTGACGCGCCTGGTCAATAACCTACGTGCGAAAGCGGTTCTTTGTCCGGGATTAGAAATCACGTTCACAGACAAAGTGAACAACAAAGACTACAAGTGGCACTACGAGGATGGTTTAAAAGACTATCTGGCTGAAGGCGTTAAAGGATACACCGTTCTGCCAGAAGAACCGTTTACTGGTGAATTCTCTGCAGAAACTGAAGCCGCAAACTGGGCTGTGATCTGGCAGCCAGAAGGCGGCGAGATGATCACCGAAAGTTACGTCAACCTGATCCCTACTGCTCAGGGCGGTACACACGTAAATGGCCTGCGCCAAGGTTTGCTGGACGCAATGCGTGAGTTCTGTGAATTCCGTAACTTGCTTCCACGTGGCGTCAAACTGACCGGCGATGATGTCTTCGATCGTTGTTCATATGTGCTATCGGTGAAAATCCAAGATCCGCAATTTGCTGGCCAGACCAAAGAACGTCTTTCATCTCGTCAAACGGCGGCATTTGTTTCAGGCGTGGTAAAAGATGCCTTCAGCCTATGGCTGAACGAAAAGCCGCAACTGGCAGAACAACTTGCTGAAGTTTGTATCGCTAACGCGCACCGTCGTATGCGTGCGAGCAAAAAAGTCGTACGTAAGAAAGTTGCGTCAGGCCCTGCCTTGCCAGGCAAGCTAACCGACTGTTCTGTGCAAGACCTAAATCGTACCGAAATCTTCTTCGTGGAGGGTGACTCGGCGGGTGGCTCGGCAAAACAGGCACGTGATCGTGAGTTCCAGGCGGTTATGCCACTGCGCGGTAAGATTCTGAATACCTGGGAAGTGTCTGCTGACCAAGTCCTGGCGTCTCAAGAAGTGCACGACATTTCTGTTGCGTTGGGTATCGACCCGGATAACGACAACCTCGACGGCCTTCGTTACGGTAAGATCTGTATTCTTGCCGATGCGGACTCGGATGGCCTTCATATCGCGACGCTGCTGTGTGCTCTGTTCACTCGTCACTTCCGCGCACTAGTGGAAGCGGGTCATATCTATGTTGCCATGCCGCCACTGTATCGTATCGACTGCGGTAAAGAAGTGTTCTACGCACTTGATGACGATGAAAAAGATGGCGTACTAGAGCGCTTGTCGAAGAAGAAAGCCAAAATCAACGTACAGCGATTCAAAGGTCTGGGTGAGATGAACCCATTACAGCTGCGTGAAACCACCATGGATCCAAATACGCGTCGTCTGGTTCAGTTAACCATTGATGACTCTGCAGCGACCATGGAAATGATGGACATGTTGCTTGGTAAGAAGCGTGCAGATGACCGTCGTTCTTGGTTACAAAACAACGGCGATTTGGCAGAGGTTTAA
- the parC gene encoding DNA topoisomerase IV subunit A, with amino-acid sequence MSTEITYDGVEQLPMRKFTEDAYLNYSMYVIMDRALPYIGDGLKPVQRRIIYAMSELGLSASAKYKKSARTVGDVLGKYHPHGDSACYEAMVLMAQPFSYRYPLVDGQGNWGAPDDPKSFAAMRYTEAKLSKFAEVLLGELGQGTVEWQPNFDGTMKEPQMLPARLPHILLNGVTGIAVGMATDIPPHNVREVADATIHLIDNPKAELPDVMQYVKGPDYPTEAEIISPQAEIEKIYRNGRGSIKMRAVWHKEGADIVITSIPHQVSGSKLLEQIANQMRAKKLPMVEDLRDESDHENPTRIVIVPRSNRVDCDMLMNHLFASTDLERSYRVNLNMIGLDNRPQVKGLVQILSEWIEFRRTTVRRRLQYRLDKVMARLHILEGLLVAYLNLDEVIEIIRTEDDPKAVLMERFGITDIQADAILDTKLRHLAKLEEMKIRGEQEELEKEREKLELLLGSERRLNTLLKKEIKADAEKYGDDRRSPLVERAEAKALTERDLVPSEPITVVLSEKGWIRHAKGHEVEAEGLNYKSGDKYLAHARGKSNQPAVFLGSDGRSYSLESHSLPSARSQGEPITGRLNITAGSSIRQVIMGEEDQLWLVGSDAGYGFVCKGSDLLSKNRSGKALVTLPANSEVMTPKEVEDLDSDEILAITNQGRMLLFPIKDLPQLAKGKGNKIINIPAAKAKDREEVLSHLMALPQGASLTLYAGKRKLGLKPTDLDNFRGERGRRGSLLPRGLQRVTRIDVELGESSNTEESSESE; translated from the coding sequence ATGTCTACAGAAATTACTTACGATGGCGTTGAACAGTTGCCGATGCGCAAGTTCACCGAAGACGCTTATCTGAATTACTCGATGTACGTAATTATGGATCGTGCATTGCCATACATTGGCGATGGTTTGAAGCCGGTTCAACGACGTATCATCTACGCGATGTCGGAGCTAGGTCTCTCGGCATCCGCAAAATACAAGAAATCAGCACGTACCGTCGGTGACGTGTTGGGTAAATACCATCCGCACGGTGACTCTGCGTGTTACGAAGCGATGGTATTGATGGCGCAGCCGTTTTCTTACCGTTACCCATTGGTTGACGGTCAGGGTAACTGGGGTGCGCCGGATGACCCGAAATCCTTCGCAGCGATGCGTTATACCGAAGCGAAACTGTCTAAATTTGCTGAAGTATTATTGGGTGAACTAGGTCAGGGCACGGTTGAGTGGCAGCCAAACTTTGACGGCACGATGAAAGAGCCGCAAATGCTGCCTGCACGTCTGCCTCATATCCTGCTTAACGGCGTAACGGGTATCGCGGTTGGTATGGCGACGGATATTCCTCCGCATAACGTACGTGAGGTAGCTGACGCAACAATCCATCTGATTGATAACCCTAAAGCGGAACTGCCGGACGTAATGCAGTACGTGAAAGGCCCGGATTACCCAACGGAAGCTGAGATCATTTCCCCGCAAGCGGAAATTGAAAAGATCTATCGTAACGGACGCGGCAGTATCAAGATGCGTGCTGTCTGGCATAAAGAAGGGGCGGACATCGTCATCACGTCGATTCCGCACCAAGTGTCAGGCTCTAAGCTACTTGAGCAAATCGCAAACCAAATGCGTGCGAAGAAGCTACCAATGGTCGAAGATCTTCGTGATGAATCGGATCATGAGAACCCAACTCGTATCGTTATCGTTCCTCGTTCTAACCGAGTCGATTGCGATATGTTGATGAATCACTTGTTCGCTTCTACTGATCTAGAACGTAGCTACCGCGTTAACCTGAACATGATTGGCCTGGATAACCGTCCTCAGGTTAAAGGTCTGGTTCAGATTCTATCGGAGTGGATTGAGTTCCGCCGCACGACGGTTCGCCGTCGTTTGCAATATCGCTTAGACAAAGTGATGGCTCGCCTGCACATCTTAGAAGGTTTGCTGGTTGCGTACCTGAACCTTGATGAAGTGATTGAGATCATCCGTACTGAAGACGATCCAAAAGCGGTGCTGATGGAGCGTTTTGGTATCACCGATATCCAAGCCGACGCGATTCTGGATACCAAGCTTCGTCATCTTGCCAAACTGGAAGAGATGAAGATCCGTGGTGAGCAAGAAGAGCTGGAAAAAGAACGTGAGAAGCTAGAGCTGCTATTAGGTTCTGAGCGCCGTCTGAATACATTGCTGAAGAAAGAAATCAAAGCAGATGCAGAGAAATACGGCGATGATCGTCGCTCGCCACTAGTAGAACGTGCAGAAGCGAAAGCGCTAACTGAGCGTGACCTAGTGCCGAGTGAACCGATTACGGTTGTTCTGTCTGAAAAAGGCTGGATTCGTCACGCGAAAGGCCACGAAGTTGAAGCTGAAGGTCTGAACTACAAGTCTGGTGATAAATACTTGGCGCATGCCCGAGGCAAGAGTAACCAACCTGCCGTTTTCCTTGGTAGTGATGGTCGCAGCTACTCGCTTGAATCGCACTCTTTACCGTCTGCTCGTAGTCAGGGTGAGCCAATTACCGGCCGCCTGAACATCACCGCAGGCAGCAGCATTCGCCAGGTGATTATGGGTGAAGAAGATCAGTTATGGCTGGTGGGTTCTGACGCGGGTTACGGCTTTGTATGTAAAGGTTCCGATCTGTTGTCGAAGAACCGCAGCGGTAAAGCTCTGGTCACCTTACCTGCGAACTCTGAAGTGATGACACCTAAAGAAGTTGAAGATTTAGACTCTGATGAAATTCTGGCGATCACTAACCAGGGACGTATGTTGTTGTTCCCAATTAAAGACCTGCCGCAATTAGCCAAAGGTAAAGGGAATAAGATCATCAACATTCCTGCGGCGAAAGCGAAAGATCGTGAAGAAGTATTATCTCATCTGATGGCTCTGCCACAGGGAGCTTCTCTGACACTTTATGCTGGCAAGCGTAAGCTGGGCTTAAAACCAACTGACTTGGATAACTTCCGTGGAGAGCGTGGCCGTCGAGGCAGTCTGCTGCCAAGAGGCTTACAGCGAGTGACACGAATCGACGTTGAGCTCGGTGAGTCGAGCAACACTGAAGAATCGAGCGAAAGCGAATAA
- the degS gene encoding outer membrane-stress sensor serine endopeptidase DegS, whose protein sequence is MLSFLLRSVFLGLATAAVVLLAVPSLRNNVIPAALDPQPSNIASLELSFNQAVRKAAPAVVNIYSRKYVENDRSKLSTQGLGSGVIVSEKGYIITNYHVVAQADQIVVALQDGRAAAAQLVGTDKRTDIAVLRVEGTNLPVIPLNSEYKPQVGDVVLAIGNPYNLGQTTTFGIISATGRSSISDGRQAFIQTDAAINEGNSGGALVNTQGELVGINTASFQQATDLETYGISFAIPAPLASKIMQKIIADGRVIRGYIGIDGQDINAVTARLLGNQHVGGIVVLGIDPNGPASAAGFEKQDIIISIDGNKVQGRQSVMDIVTDLRPGTTVEVGIIRKGKEITLKVTIAEDKQEA, encoded by the coding sequence ATGCTTAGCTTTTTATTACGTTCTGTCTTTCTAGGCTTGGCAACCGCCGCCGTTGTCCTACTTGCGGTTCCATCTTTACGTAATAACGTAATTCCAGCTGCGCTTGATCCACAACCAAGCAACATCGCCTCTCTTGAACTCTCTTTCAATCAGGCTGTTAGAAAAGCCGCTCCAGCCGTGGTGAATATTTACAGCCGCAAGTATGTAGAAAATGATCGTAGCAAGCTTTCTACACAAGGGCTGGGATCTGGTGTGATTGTCAGTGAGAAAGGCTACATCATTACCAATTACCATGTTGTTGCGCAGGCTGACCAAATCGTCGTAGCACTGCAAGATGGCAGAGCTGCCGCGGCACAACTTGTCGGTACCGACAAACGTACCGATATCGCCGTGCTGCGTGTTGAGGGTACCAATCTCCCCGTGATACCTCTGAACTCAGAATACAAACCTCAAGTTGGTGATGTGGTACTGGCCATTGGCAATCCATACAACTTAGGACAAACCACGACCTTTGGTATAATCTCCGCAACGGGACGTTCTTCTATCAGCGACGGGCGACAAGCCTTCATTCAAACCGATGCGGCAATCAACGAAGGTAACTCTGGTGGTGCACTGGTTAATACCCAGGGTGAGTTAGTCGGAATTAATACCGCCTCCTTCCAGCAAGCAACCGATTTGGAAACTTACGGCATTTCATTCGCGATTCCGGCACCACTCGCGAGCAAGATCATGCAAAAGATCATTGCGGATGGCCGTGTGATCCGTGGCTATATCGGCATTGATGGTCAAGATATTAATGCGGTCACCGCCCGATTATTGGGTAATCAACATGTCGGTGGCATTGTCGTTCTCGGTATCGACCCTAATGGTCCCGCTAGCGCAGCAGGCTTCGAGAAACAAGACATCATAATTAGTATTGATGGCAATAAAGTTCAGGGACGACAAAGTGTGATGGATATTGTCACCGATTTACGTCCCGGTACGACTGTTGAAGTGGGCATTATTCGTAAAGGCAAAGAGATAACGTTAAAAGTCACTATTGCTGAAGACAAACAAGAAGCATAA
- a CDS encoding DegQ family serine endoprotease, which produces MKKPLLALTVLSLSLSSIFTPIQATAALPLSMDGQQLPSLAPMLDKVTPAVVSIAVEGKQVQTSRIPEQFQFFFGPDFPMEQTRERPFRGLGSGVIIDANKGHIVTNYHVIKGADEIRVRLYDGREYDAELVGGDEMADVALLKLEKAKNLTQIKIADSDKLRVGDFTVAIGNPFGLGQTVTSGIVSALGRSGLNVENFENFIQTDAAINSGNSGGALVNLNGELIGINTAILGPNGGNVGIGFAIPSNMMKNLTEQILEFGEVKRGMLGVQGGEVTSELAEALGYESSKGAFIGQVVPDSAADKAGLKAGDIIVSVNGKSIDTFSELRAKVATLGAGKKITLGVVRDGKNETFNVTLGESTNIKAKAETLHDGLKGAELSNTNPSDSVQGVKVTSVAENSPAAQYQLQEGDIIIGVNRQRVKNLAELRAIVDKQKGVLALNIQRGDRTIYLVIR; this is translated from the coding sequence ATGAAAAAACCACTGCTTGCACTGACCGTTCTATCTCTAAGTTTGAGTTCTATCTTCACGCCAATCCAGGCGACGGCAGCCTTGCCGCTCAGCATGGATGGTCAGCAACTACCTAGCCTCGCACCAATGCTGGATAAAGTGACCCCAGCGGTAGTCAGCATTGCGGTAGAAGGCAAACAGGTGCAAACCAGCCGTATTCCAGAGCAATTTCAATTTTTCTTTGGCCCAGATTTTCCAATGGAACAAACGCGAGAGCGCCCGTTCCGTGGTTTAGGGTCAGGTGTCATCATTGACGCGAACAAAGGTCATATCGTAACGAACTATCACGTAATAAAAGGGGCGGATGAGATTCGAGTACGCTTATATGACGGACGAGAGTATGACGCCGAATTAGTCGGTGGTGACGAAATGGCCGATGTGGCACTGCTCAAATTGGAAAAAGCAAAGAACCTGACACAAATTAAAATTGCCGACTCCGACAAGTTGCGCGTCGGTGACTTTACCGTTGCGATTGGTAACCCGTTTGGTCTGGGTCAAACCGTCACTTCAGGTATTGTTTCCGCACTTGGCCGTAGCGGCTTGAATGTTGAAAACTTCGAGAACTTCATTCAAACCGATGCAGCGATTAACAGCGGCAACTCAGGTGGTGCCTTGGTCAACTTAAATGGTGAGCTGATCGGCATCAACACCGCTATTTTGGGTCCAAATGGTGGTAACGTCGGCATTGGCTTTGCGATTCCTTCCAACATGATGAAAAACCTTACCGAGCAAATTTTAGAGTTTGGTGAAGTGAAACGCGGTATGTTGGGTGTTCAAGGCGGCGAAGTCACGTCGGAGCTAGCAGAGGCACTCGGCTACGAGTCCAGCAAAGGCGCATTTATTGGTCAAGTAGTGCCTGACAGCGCTGCTGATAAAGCGGGCTTGAAAGCAGGTGATATCATCGTTTCCGTGAATGGTAAGTCGATTGACACCTTCTCTGAGCTACGTGCCAAAGTCGCAACATTAGGTGCAGGTAAAAAGATCACGCTCGGTGTGGTGCGTGATGGTAAAAACGAAACCTTTAATGTGACGCTTGGTGAGTCAACCAATATCAAAGCGAAAGCAGAAACCCTGCATGATGGTCTAAAAGGGGCTGAGTTAAGTAACACAAATCCGAGTGACTCCGTTCAAGGTGTGAAGGTGACAAGCGTTGCTGAAAACTCACCTGCAGCTCAATACCAGTTGCAAGAAGGTGACATCATCATCGGAGTTAACCGTCAGCGCGTGAAAAACCTTGCTGAACTTCGAGCCATTGTTGATAAGCAAAAAGGCGTACTCGCACTCAACATTCAGCGCGGAGACCGTACCATTTATCTGGTAATTCGATAA